GGTTCAAGTTAGTCATGAACTGAAGGAGATGGCTACATTGGAGGAAGATGTCATCTTTGAGGCCGCTGTTGCCAACGATGGGACGATTTACGTTAGCACTGGCAACCAAGGCCTCATTTACTCCATTTCAGAAGGGGAGGAGCCGGAGGTCTTTTTTACCCCGCCGCAGGTGTTGAGTCATGGTCTGGTGGTCGGGCCCGATGATGCTGTCTATGTCGGCACGAGCCCGAGTGGACGCGTCTATCGAATTGTTCCCGGGGAGCGCCCCGAGGTTTATTTCGACCCCGATGAGATGTATATCTGGGATTTGCTGTTTGATGATGATGGTGCTCTCTATGTCGCCACTGGTTCGGAAGCCAAAATTTATCGCGTGCCACCTAATTTTCAGCCCAACGATGAAGCCGAGGTCTGGTTTACGAGTGACCGGAGTCGAGTCACCACTTTGGCCTTTGATCATGAAGGCAAGTTGTTGGCGGGGGCTGGTCCCAAGAGTTATCTTTATCGGATTTCGGGCAAGGATGAGGGCGAGGTACTCTTTAATGCCGGCACGGATGAAATCTCCGGAATATGGGCTGATGACAATGGCGATATATATTTCTCAACCCTGCACCGAAAGAACAAGCCATCAGGTATCACAAATGTAACCGCTTTGGATTTACCAGTATTACTGGAAAAAGTGAGCAAGGCTAGTGGAAATAGTGCTAACGGAGATCAGGGGCCTAATGGTAACGGGCATTCCGAAGAAGAAACACCATCGCCTGCTTCGGCTCCCAGCTTTCTCTATCGTTTTGGTCTCGATGGCTTTGCTGAGCCCGTTTGGTCGCCGGGCAGCAGTAATATCTTTTCTTTTATTCATACGGATAGAGCGAATTTTCTGGCCGGTACGGATGATAATGGGCGTTTTTACGAGGTTACCAATTTGATGAACTGGTCGCTGGCTGGACAGGTGCCAAACGGTGGGCAGGTCAGTGAGATCGTGAGCAAACCGGATGGAGGTTATCTTTTGCTCTCAAGTAACCCGGCAGGTGTTTATACGCTATCTTCCAGCCCGGCCGAGTCCGGAACCCTCACCACGGATTCACTGGATGCCGGGGCTGTAGCTCGCTGGGGGCGTCTGCTTCCACTGGGAGATGCGGCCGGGCCGATTGATGGTGTTTCCTGGCAGACGCGGACTGGCAATGCTTCGGAGCCGGATGAGACCTGGTCGGATTGGGAGGATGTTGATGGTCTTGCTATTAAGAGTCCGCATGGGCGCTACCTTCGGGTCAAAGCCGAGTTTTCCAAACCGAGTGCGATCCTGCGTGAGTTGCGGATGTTCTATATTTTCAACAATACCGCCCCGATCGTTAACCGCATTAATGTCTTGCCAGTAGGCCTTCAGGTTTTGAATTTGCCACCGCAGAATAAACCGCCGATTAATATCAATGCACTGACTGGGACGAGGGAAATTCCGAAGACGCTAGGTGATCCATCACCGCCTCGTACACAAGTTCGGCTCATGGGTGACGAGGGTTTCATGTCTTTTGGCTGGAATGCATTTGATGCGAATCGGGACTATTTGAGTTTTTCTTTTTCAGTGAAACGAGACGGTGATGATAACTGGGCATTGCTCGCAAGTGATATCGATGAGCAAGTTTATTCACTGAATACACGTGGGATGAATGACGGTTACTACCGCGCCAAGGTCACTGCTTCGGATGCACCCAGTAATCCTCCTGGGACGGCTCTGGAGGGTTCGCTCGTCAGTTCGCTTTTCCTTGTCGATAACCTGCCACCAAGCATCAGCTTGGAATCGAAAGAGGTTACCGGAAGCAATGCAACGCTTCGCTTTAGCGTTTCGGATACTTACAGTATTATTGATGCAGCTTACTATATTCTGGATGGAGGCAAAACCAGGGAAGCTTTCCCGGAAGACTTGATGTTTGATTCCACTGACGAATCCTTTGAGATCGTTCTGAATGATTTGTCAGTCGGCGAACATACGCTAGTCTTTGAGGTCATGGACGAGGCAAGGAATGTTGCGACTGGTCAGTTTTTCTTCTCTGTGGAATAGACTGGTTGGCTTCTTTAAATAGATGAAGACCACGAAAGAGATATGGAACGATTATCACGCCAAGTTAACGACTTTCATTAGAGGCCGAGTTCCCTCTGATGTAGTTGATGACCTTCTGCAGGATGTATTCTTGAAGGTCCATTCTAAGATTCATACTTTGAGAGATCATAGAATGCTCGAAAGTTGGCTCTATCAAGTGACAAGAAATCTTATTTATGATTATTACCGCGCTAAAGAGTATACTGAGACTTTGCCGAAGGAGATAGAGCAAACTCAATTGCCGGAAGAAGATAGCGCTCAAAGGGAATTATCTCAATGCCTCAATTCGATGATTACTGACTTGCCAACGCCTTATCGTGAGGCAATTCAGCTTTCGGAGATCCAGCGAGAGTCCCAAAGGCAAGTTGCTTTCCACGCTGGAATCTCATTGTCAGGAGCAAAGTCAAGGGTTCAAAGAGGGCGACTGATGCTTAGAGATGCTCTCAAGGATTGCTGCAGTTTTGAGTTTAATTCAAGCAATCAGTTGATTTCGTATGAGCCTAAAAGCACAGCCTACAACTGCTGCCAAGATTGTTGATCAAAAGTTTTTTGCGTCTTTTAGGGATCATCTTCGTCTACTATATATTATGAAAATAATCAGCATGAAGATTTGTCCATACGTTCAGCAACTTCGCGTATGGCTTGAGGCAAAGAATCTGTCCTACGATATCGAGCATATCGATTCCAGTAATCGCCCCGCGTGGCTTTATGAGGCATCGCCTGATGGAGGAGAGGTACCTGTATTGATTACTGATGACGGCGAGAAGCTGTTTCAGTGCGACGCAATTATTAACTATGTGGACGAGTTGTATGGCAGCCCATTTCTGGCTGGCTCACCCATAGAGAAGGCCCGCCAGCGTGCCTGGGGAGCCCTGGCCTCGGA
The Rubellicoccus peritrichatus DNA segment above includes these coding regions:
- the sigZ gene encoding RNA polymerase sigma factor SigZ; the encoded protein is MKTTKEIWNDYHAKLTTFIRGRVPSDVVDDLLQDVFLKVHSKIHTLRDHRMLESWLYQVTRNLIYDYYRAKEYTETLPKEIEQTQLPEEDSAQRELSQCLNSMITDLPTPYREAIQLSEIQRESQRQVAFHAGISLSGAKSRVQRGRLMLRDALKDCCSFEFNSSNQLISYEPKSTAYNCCQDC